A genomic segment from Microcella flavibacter encodes:
- the rpoC gene encoding DNA-directed RNA polymerase subunit beta': MLEATTFDELRIGLATADDIRRWSHGEVKKPETINYRTLKPEKDGLFGEQIFGPSRDWECSCGKYKRVRFKGIVCERCGVEVTKSSVRRERMGHIELAAPVTHIWYFKGVPSRLGYLLDMAPKDLEKVIYFAAYMVIAVDEEGRHADLPGLENELRLEVKTLEDQRDSMIASRLQKLETELGELEAEGAKADQKRKAKDSGEKEMGQLRKSFDEQIAQLERVWEDFRTLKVGDLKPEDSVFQELQDRYGLYFEAHMGAEAIKKRLEAFDLAAESELLHEQIATGKGQKKIRAIKRLKVVNSFLQTGNSPAAMVLDVVPVIPPELRPMVQLDGGRFATSDLNDLYRRVINRNNRLRRLLDLGAPEIIVNNEKRMLQEAVDALFDNGRRGRPVTGTGNRALKSLSDMLKGKQGRFRQNLLGKRVDYSGRSVIVVGPQLKLHQCGLPKLMALELFKPFVIKRLIDLGHAQNIKSAKRMVERSRPQVWDVLEEIIRERPVMLNRAPTLHRLGIQAFEPQLVEGKAIQLHPLVCAAFNADFDGDQMAVHLPLSVEAQAEARILMLASNNILKPSDGRPVTVPTQDMIIGLHHLTTVREGAAGEGRAFSTIAEATMAMDQGSLHLNAVARIRLFGEKYADGRELKETTLGRALFNELLPADYPFVDQVADKGTISQIVNDLAERYPKTVVAATLDNVKDAGFYWATRSGVTVALSDVITPPKKKEIVAEYEKRAAKIQGQFEKGLITNDERRVELVALWSEGTKAVNDEMRSNFPVDNTINRMVTSGARGNWLQVGNIAGMRGLVSNPRGEIIARPIINSYREGLSVAEYFIATHGARKGLADTALRTADSGYLTRRLVDVAQDVIIREDDCGTSKGLDFPFAHQVDGAWVRDENVENLVFARTLATDAVNEKGEVIAAAGSDVGDVLINELVAAGVGAIKVRSVLTCESAVGVCAACYGRSLATGQRVDLGEAVGIIAAQSIGEPGTQLTMRTFHTGGSASADDITQGLPRVTELFEARTPKMASPIAESAGRIVIEDADKQRRVILTPDNGDEEVVYVVSKRSQLLVEDGQHVELGQQIIVGPVDPKEVLRVKGVRAVQQHLVEGVQGVYRSQGVPIHDKHIEVIVRQMLRKVTVVDHGETDLLPGELVDRSKYNELNRGALSEGKKTASARQEVMGITKASLATESWLSAASFQETTRVLTQAAMEGKRDPLLGLKENVIIGKLIPAGTGLAAYRNVSVEATEEAKAERYPNRIFADDSTFSEADLSFVDFDSFSSDDFTPGTYN; this comes from the coding sequence GTGCTCGAAGCAACAACTTTCGATGAGCTCCGGATCGGCCTCGCGACCGCTGACGACATCCGTCGCTGGTCGCACGGCGAGGTCAAGAAGCCGGAGACGATCAACTACCGCACCCTGAAGCCGGAGAAGGACGGCCTGTTCGGCGAGCAGATCTTCGGCCCGTCGCGCGACTGGGAGTGCTCCTGCGGCAAGTACAAGCGGGTGCGCTTCAAGGGCATCGTCTGCGAGCGATGCGGCGTCGAGGTCACGAAGTCGTCGGTGCGCCGCGAGCGCATGGGCCACATCGAGCTCGCCGCGCCCGTCACGCACATCTGGTACTTCAAGGGCGTGCCGAGCCGTCTCGGCTACCTGCTCGACATGGCGCCGAAGGACCTCGAGAAGGTCATCTACTTCGCCGCGTACATGGTCATCGCCGTCGACGAGGAGGGCCGCCACGCCGACCTCCCCGGGCTCGAGAACGAGCTGCGCCTCGAGGTCAAGACCCTCGAGGACCAGCGCGACTCGATGATCGCCTCGCGCCTGCAGAAGCTCGAGACCGAGCTCGGCGAGCTCGAGGCCGAGGGCGCCAAGGCCGACCAGAAGCGCAAGGCCAAGGACTCGGGCGAGAAGGAGATGGGTCAGCTCCGCAAGTCGTTCGACGAGCAGATCGCCCAGCTCGAGCGCGTGTGGGAGGACTTCCGCACCCTCAAGGTCGGCGACCTCAAGCCCGAGGACTCGGTGTTCCAGGAGCTGCAGGACCGCTACGGCCTGTACTTCGAGGCGCACATGGGCGCCGAGGCGATCAAGAAGCGCCTCGAGGCCTTCGACCTGGCCGCCGAGAGCGAGCTGCTGCACGAGCAGATCGCCACCGGCAAGGGCCAGAAGAAGATCCGCGCCATCAAGCGCCTCAAGGTCGTCAACTCGTTCCTGCAGACCGGCAACTCGCCGGCCGCCATGGTGCTCGACGTCGTCCCGGTCATCCCGCCGGAGCTGCGCCCGATGGTGCAGCTCGACGGCGGTCGCTTCGCGACCTCCGACCTGAACGACCTGTACCGCCGCGTGATCAACCGCAACAACCGTCTCCGTCGTCTGCTCGACCTCGGCGCGCCCGAGATCATCGTCAACAACGAGAAGCGGATGCTGCAGGAGGCCGTCGACGCGCTGTTCGACAACGGCCGCCGCGGCCGTCCCGTCACGGGCACCGGCAACCGCGCGCTCAAGAGCCTCAGCGACATGCTCAAGGGCAAGCAGGGCCGGTTCCGCCAGAACCTGCTCGGCAAGCGCGTCGACTACTCGGGCCGTTCGGTCATCGTCGTCGGCCCGCAGCTCAAGCTCCACCAGTGCGGCCTGCCGAAGCTGATGGCGCTCGAGCTGTTCAAGCCCTTCGTGATCAAGCGCCTGATCGACCTGGGCCACGCCCAGAACATCAAGAGCGCCAAGCGCATGGTCGAGCGCTCGCGTCCGCAGGTGTGGGACGTGCTCGAGGAGATCATCCGCGAGCGCCCCGTCATGCTGAACCGCGCGCCCACGCTCCACCGTCTGGGCATCCAGGCGTTCGAGCCCCAGCTCGTGGAGGGCAAGGCCATCCAGCTGCACCCGCTCGTCTGCGCGGCGTTCAACGCCGACTTCGACGGCGACCAGATGGCCGTGCACCTGCCGCTGTCGGTCGAGGCCCAGGCGGAGGCGCGCATCCTGATGCTCGCGTCCAACAACATCCTGAAGCCCTCGGACGGCCGCCCGGTCACCGTCCCCACGCAGGACATGATCATCGGTCTGCACCACCTCACCACCGTGCGCGAGGGCGCCGCCGGTGAGGGCCGTGCCTTCTCGACGATCGCCGAGGCCACCATGGCCATGGATCAGGGCAGCCTGCACCTCAACGCCGTCGCGCGCATCCGCCTCTTCGGCGAGAAGTACGCCGACGGCCGCGAGCTGAAGGAGACCACCCTCGGGCGGGCCCTGTTCAACGAGCTGCTGCCGGCGGACTACCCGTTCGTCGACCAGGTCGCCGACAAGGGCACCATCTCGCAGATCGTCAACGACCTGGCCGAGCGGTACCCGAAGACGGTCGTCGCCGCGACCCTCGACAACGTGAAGGACGCCGGCTTCTACTGGGCGACCCGCTCCGGCGTCACCGTGGCGCTCAGCGACGTCATCACGCCCCCGAAGAAGAAGGAGATCGTCGCCGAGTACGAGAAGCGCGCGGCGAAGATCCAGGGACAGTTCGAGAAGGGCCTCATCACCAACGATGAGCGCCGCGTCGAGCTCGTCGCGCTCTGGAGCGAGGGCACGAAGGCCGTCAACGACGAGATGCGCAGCAACTTCCCGGTCGACAACACCATCAACCGCATGGTGACGTCGGGCGCGCGAGGCAACTGGCTGCAGGTCGGCAACATCGCGGGTATGCGAGGCCTCGTCTCGAACCCGCGCGGTGAGATCATCGCCCGCCCGATCATCAACTCGTACCGCGAGGGCCTGTCGGTCGCCGAGTACTTCATCGCCACGCACGGCGCCCGCAAGGGTCTCGCCGACACCGCTCTGCGCACCGCCGACTCGGGCTACCTCACCCGTCGTCTGGTCGACGTCGCGCAGGACGTCATCATCCGCGAGGACGACTGCGGCACGAGCAAGGGTCTCGACTTCCCCTTCGCCCACCAGGTCGACGGCGCGTGGGTGCGCGACGAGAACGTGGAGAACCTCGTGTTCGCCCGCACTCTCGCCACCGACGCCGTCAACGAGAAGGGCGAGGTCATCGCCGCGGCCGGCTCCGACGTCGGCGACGTGCTCATCAACGAGCTCGTCGCTGCGGGCGTCGGCGCGATCAAGGTGCGCTCGGTGCTCACGTGCGAGTCGGCGGTCGGCGTCTGCGCCGCCTGCTACGGCCGCTCGCTGGCCACCGGTCAGCGCGTCGACCTCGGTGAGGCCGTCGGCATCATCGCGGCGCAGTCGATCGGCGAGCCCGGCACGCAGCTCACGATGCGCACCTTCCACACCGGCGGTTCGGCCTCGGCCGACGACATCACGCAGGGTCTGCCCCGCGTGACCGAGCTGTTCGAGGCGCGCACCCCCAAGATGGCCAGCCCCATCGCGGAGAGCGCCGGGCGCATCGTCATCGAGGATGCGGACAAGCAGCGCCGCGTCATCCTCACCCCTGACAACGGGGACGAGGAGGTCGTGTACGTGGTCTCGAAGCGCTCGCAGCTGCTCGTCGAGGACGGCCAGCACGTCGAGCTCGGTCAGCAGATCATCGTGGGCCCGGTCGACCCGAAGGAGGTGCTGCGCGTCAAGGGCGTCCGCGCCGTGCAGCAGCACCTCGTCGAGGGCGTGCAGGGCGTGTACCGCTCGCAGGGCGTGCCGATCCACGACAAGCACATCGAGGTCATCGTGCGGCAGATGCTGCGCAAGGTCACCGTCGTCGACCACGGCGAGACCGACCTGCTGCCCGGTGAGCTGGTCGACCGCTCGAAGTACAACGAGCTGAACCGCGGCGCGCTGTCCGAGGGCAAGAAGACCGCCTCGGCGCGTCAGGAGGTCATGGGCATCACCAAGGCCTCGCTGGCCACCGAGTCGTGGCTGTCGGCCGCGTCCTTCCAGGAGACGACCCGCGTGCTCACGCAGGCCGCCATGGAGGGCAAGCGCGACCCGCTGCTGGGTCTGAAGGAGAACGTGATCATCGGAAAGCTGATCCCGGCCGGTACGGGGCTCGCCGCGTACCGCAACGTGTCGGTCGAGGCCACCGAGGAGGCGAAGGCCGAGCGGTACCCCAACCGCATCTTCGCCGACGACTCGACCTTCTCCGAGGCCGACCTCTCCTTCGTCGACTTCGACTCGTTCTCGAGCGACGACTTCACGCCGGGCACCTACAACTAG
- a CDS encoding RDD family protein — MPITAEVDDAPTPGLRDDGTPDPAYAAGLGLRAASTGRRSAAFAIDAAAGAVLSSPAAVGVLLAVPALLESASPADPAALLGALGGSAVLILVGQALALAFGLVQLIMHGRRGVTLGKALMGLRSVNVATFARPGFWRVALRALVLLLSTVVPVVGPALLFASGLWDREHRGRSWLDRLARAWVVDARGALDPFDVKAMRHARKAYEAPERVEAAPLPSLATIGGAPTAFVPVQRSNSGVVSGSPEAARWAPPAELDAASAPVGDAGPGLIPAAPFAAPPGAAPAAAAAAAAPHVASRPPAVSLHLDDGTVVPVPRTALLGRDPEPQPGEHADLLLPLVDASMQLSKTHAAFGIDPAAGFWMLDRGSSNGTRATSAAGELVLAPGERTSIPTGSTVTVGGRTFRVVAEP, encoded by the coding sequence GTGCCGATCACCGCCGAGGTCGACGACGCCCCCACGCCGGGGCTGCGCGACGACGGCACGCCCGATCCGGCCTACGCCGCGGGGCTCGGGCTGCGGGCCGCGAGCACCGGGCGGCGCTCCGCCGCCTTCGCGATCGACGCCGCCGCCGGGGCGGTGCTGAGCAGCCCCGCCGCGGTGGGGGTGCTGCTCGCGGTGCCCGCGCTGCTCGAGTCCGCATCCCCCGCCGACCCCGCCGCGCTGCTCGGAGCGCTCGGCGGCAGCGCCGTGCTCATCCTCGTGGGGCAGGCACTCGCGCTCGCCTTCGGTCTCGTGCAGCTCATCATGCACGGCCGCCGGGGCGTCACCCTCGGCAAGGCCCTCATGGGTCTGCGCTCGGTCAACGTCGCGACGTTCGCGCGGCCCGGCTTCTGGCGGGTCGCCCTGCGGGCGCTCGTGCTGCTGCTCTCGACCGTCGTGCCCGTCGTCGGCCCCGCGCTGCTCTTCGCCTCAGGCCTGTGGGACCGGGAGCACCGCGGCCGCAGCTGGCTCGACCGCCTCGCCCGCGCCTGGGTGGTCGACGCCCGCGGCGCGCTCGACCCGTTCGACGTCAAGGCGATGCGGCACGCGCGGAAGGCCTACGAGGCGCCCGAGCGCGTCGAGGCGGCGCCGCTGCCGTCGCTCGCGACCATCGGCGGAGCGCCGACCGCGTTCGTGCCGGTGCAGCGGTCGAACTCGGGCGTCGTCTCCGGCTCGCCGGAGGCCGCGCGGTGGGCGCCGCCGGCCGAGCTCGACGCGGCGTCGGCCCCCGTGGGAGATGCTGGTCCTGGGTTGATCCCCGCCGCGCCCTTCGCCGCGCCGCCCGGTGCCGCGCCGGCCGCTGCCGCCGCTGCCGCCGCACCCCACGTGGCCTCCCGCCCGCCCGCCGTGAGCCTCCACCTCGACGACGGCACCGTCGTCCCGGTGCCCCGCACCGCCCTCCTCGGCCGCGACCCCGAACCGCAGCCCGGCGAGCACGCCGACCTGCTGCTGCCCCTCGTCGACGCGAGCATGCAGCTCTCGAAGACGCATGCGGCGTTCGGCATCGATCCGGCTGCGGGCTTCTGGATGCTCGACCGAGGCTCGTCGAACGGCACGCGCGCGACCTCGGCGGCGGGCGAGCTCGTGCTCGCGCCGGGCGAGCGGACGAGCATCCCGACCGGCAGCACCGTCACCGTCGGCGGCCGCACCTTCCGCGTGGTCGCCGAGCCGTGA
- a CDS encoding WXG100 family type VII secretion target translates to MADFKATYSEMERMSSRLEAGREDIAEILRSLQREVEALTSDEFRTQQASGKFNDGYRELTTGLESAIEGVRDMGESLTKMMRAIQDTDAALAGN, encoded by the coding sequence ATGGCTGACTTCAAGGCCACTTACAGCGAGATGGAGCGCATGTCGAGCCGCCTGGAGGCAGGCCGTGAGGACATCGCCGAGATCCTGCGCTCGCTGCAGCGCGAGGTCGAGGCGCTCACGAGCGACGAGTTCCGCACGCAGCAGGCCTCGGGCAAGTTCAACGACGGCTACCGCGAGCTCACGACCGGTCTCGAGAGCGCCATCGAGGGCGTCCGCGACATGGGCGAGTCGCTCACCAAGATGATGCGCGCGATCCAGGACACGGACGCGGCGCTCGCCGGCAACTAG
- a CDS encoding FtsK/SpoIIIE domain-containing protein has protein sequence MKLKLALRRHGAPDVDVVITADATATVADVARAIAATDPQSAQYQRFAGMPLTLAVAPPVVDELVPLQPDLLIADAPLGSGFHAAVAAHATAERSRTAAAVMRVLSGPDAGREFPLGRGHSVIGRDPATGVTLADPLVSKRHARVEIDQSIELVDLNSANGLVIDGGRVPRLTVQPGQVITIGDTDVAFTMLAGAETGEKDAVLERGGSLLFNRSPRVEIRYPGTEYPHPAIPSESDPRLFPWPMIIAPILLGLSIYFATGRALALLMVAMSPVMLLGNFLGQKRQQGLKLTQEIETFEEQIEKLEEDLAEQTIVERERRHAEAPPTAVVYEDAMRLGPLLWTRRPEHWSFLGLRLGVGRARSRNSIATSADPKGIAQYSRQVQVLRERHEFLDDVPLVEMLPSSGALGIAGSRTLAADALRGLGVQLFGLHAPNEVVTAAIVDPGWTRELEWLKWLPHTTTPRSPFAELALADSPSAGTALLNALEEIVLQRSSGTPSRRGPLKTQDSTLALGARVGEGIPRELSLPGEMAIVLIVSGDAPVDRSRLTQVIERGADVGVYTIFLAPTVESLPAACRTFVDVTEGLENGRVGYVRAGESYAPVVVEGVSNAYAEVFAKRIAPVVDVSSVTDDASDLPRSVSMLTLLGSELAVQPAAAVERWRQNSSVLDRTRGTSRPRLKRASTLKAFIGQGSPDAMTLDLRTQGPHALVGGTTGSGKSEFLQAWVLGMAAEYSPDRVTFLFVDYKGGSAFADCVELPHCVGLVTDLSPHLVRRALTSLRAELHHREHLFNRKKAKDLLELEKRQDPDTPPALVLVIDEFAALAGDVPEFVDGVVDIAQRGRSLGIHLIMATQRPAGVIKDNLRANTNLRVALRMADESDSNDVVGDPVAGTFDPSIPGRGIAKTGPGRLVPFQSGYAGGWTSDEPEQAQVRVAELRFGSLLVWEGEGGPESLEEDGDLGPNDQKRLVSTLIAASAQAAIPAPRRPWLDDLPATVDLRALPLEGDGRIALGLADIPERQLQAPVYFEPDTDGHMLVYGTSGSGKSTALRSIAVAAGARPEAGRSIVYGADFGTGSLRSLESLPHVGSIVAGDDAERVQRLLRTLRSMLDDRSRRFSEVNAASLTEYRRLSGRPDEPRIIVLIDGFGTFKQEWEATSARAPFYGIVMRALGEGRPLGIHIIATADRYGAVPTAVSANVSKRIVLRMSDENAYAALGAPKDVLTERSAPGRAIVDGVETQIAAMGGTVNVAEQSTAMDAFAAQLRQRGAVDAPGIGALPTELNPADLPDSVGGQPVIGIADDELGPVGFEPFGTFVVAGPPRSGKTTALRALVRAVERAEPGTEFFHIGGRRAVLREERAWAGTASSIDDVRALAKQLTPIVAAEGAEHRIVIVVENATEFGDTDAERPLKELMQAINRSDHLLIGEGDVSLMASGYGLIGELKGGRRGIVLKPETYDGDAIFKVPFPRVQRHEFPEGRGIFVENGRAVTVQLPLVP, from the coding sequence ATGAAGCTCAAGCTCGCGCTGCGCCGCCACGGCGCCCCCGACGTCGACGTCGTCATCACCGCCGATGCGACCGCGACGGTCGCCGACGTCGCCCGCGCGATCGCGGCGACCGACCCGCAGTCGGCGCAGTACCAGCGCTTCGCGGGCATGCCGCTGACGCTCGCGGTCGCGCCGCCCGTCGTCGACGAGCTCGTGCCGCTGCAGCCCGACCTGCTCATCGCCGACGCGCCCCTCGGCAGCGGCTTCCACGCCGCCGTCGCCGCCCACGCGACGGCCGAGCGCTCGCGCACCGCGGCGGCCGTCATGCGCGTGCTCTCGGGGCCCGACGCGGGCCGAGAGTTCCCGCTCGGGCGCGGCCACAGCGTCATCGGCCGCGACCCGGCCACGGGCGTGACGCTCGCCGATCCGCTCGTGTCGAAGCGGCACGCGCGCGTCGAGATCGACCAGAGCATCGAGCTCGTCGACCTCAACTCGGCCAACGGCCTCGTCATCGACGGCGGCCGGGTGCCGCGCCTCACGGTGCAGCCCGGCCAGGTCATCACGATCGGCGACACGGACGTCGCCTTCACGATGCTGGCCGGCGCCGAGACGGGCGAGAAGGATGCCGTGCTCGAGCGCGGCGGCTCGCTGCTGTTCAACCGCTCGCCCCGGGTCGAGATCCGCTACCCCGGAACCGAGTACCCGCACCCGGCCATCCCCTCCGAGTCGGATCCGCGCCTGTTCCCGTGGCCGATGATCATCGCGCCCATCCTGCTCGGCCTCTCGATCTACTTCGCGACGGGCCGAGCCCTCGCCCTGCTCATGGTCGCGATGTCGCCGGTCATGCTGCTCGGCAACTTCCTCGGCCAGAAGCGCCAGCAGGGCCTCAAGCTCACCCAGGAGATCGAGACCTTCGAGGAGCAGATCGAGAAGCTCGAGGAGGACCTCGCCGAGCAGACCATCGTCGAGCGCGAGCGCCGGCACGCCGAGGCCCCGCCGACCGCGGTCGTCTACGAGGACGCGATGCGGCTCGGCCCCCTGCTGTGGACGCGCCGGCCCGAGCACTGGAGCTTCCTCGGCCTGCGCCTCGGCGTCGGCCGGGCGCGCAGCCGCAACTCGATCGCGACGAGCGCCGACCCGAAGGGGATCGCCCAGTACTCGCGGCAGGTGCAGGTGCTGCGCGAGCGCCACGAGTTCCTCGACGACGTGCCCCTGGTCGAGATGCTGCCGAGCTCGGGAGCGCTCGGCATCGCCGGCTCGCGCACGCTGGCGGCGGATGCCCTGCGCGGGCTCGGCGTGCAGCTGTTCGGCCTGCACGCGCCGAACGAGGTCGTCACGGCCGCCATCGTCGATCCCGGCTGGACCCGAGAGCTGGAGTGGCTCAAGTGGCTGCCCCACACGACGACCCCCCGCTCTCCCTTCGCCGAACTCGCGCTGGCCGACAGCCCCTCGGCCGGCACCGCGCTGCTCAACGCGCTCGAGGAGATCGTGCTGCAGCGCTCGAGCGGCACGCCGAGCCGGCGCGGCCCGCTGAAGACGCAGGACTCGACGCTCGCGCTCGGCGCGCGCGTCGGCGAGGGCATCCCGCGAGAGCTCAGCCTGCCGGGCGAGATGGCGATCGTGCTCATCGTCTCGGGCGATGCGCCCGTCGACCGCTCGCGGCTGACGCAGGTCATCGAGCGCGGCGCCGACGTGGGCGTGTACACGATCTTCCTCGCGCCGACCGTCGAGTCGCTGCCCGCCGCCTGCCGCACCTTCGTCGACGTCACCGAGGGGCTCGAGAACGGCCGCGTCGGCTACGTGCGCGCGGGCGAGAGCTATGCGCCGGTCGTGGTGGAGGGCGTCTCGAACGCCTACGCCGAGGTCTTCGCCAAGCGCATCGCCCCCGTGGTCGACGTGTCGAGCGTCACCGACGACGCGAGCGACCTGCCCCGCAGCGTGTCGATGCTCACCCTGCTCGGCAGCGAGCTCGCCGTGCAGCCCGCGGCGGCCGTCGAGCGCTGGCGGCAGAACAGCTCGGTGCTCGACCGCACGCGCGGCACGAGCCGGCCGCGGCTCAAGCGCGCGAGCACGCTCAAGGCCTTCATCGGCCAGGGCAGCCCCGATGCGATGACCCTCGACCTGCGCACGCAGGGCCCGCACGCCCTCGTCGGCGGCACGACCGGCTCGGGCAAGAGCGAGTTCCTGCAGGCCTGGGTGCTCGGCATGGCGGCCGAGTACAGCCCCGACCGCGTCACCTTCCTCTTCGTCGACTACAAAGGCGGCTCGGCCTTCGCCGACTGCGTCGAGCTGCCCCACTGCGTCGGGCTCGTCACCGACCTCAGCCCGCACCTGGTGCGCCGCGCGCTCACGAGCCTGCGCGCCGAGCTGCACCACCGTGAGCACCTGTTCAACCGCAAGAAGGCGAAGGACCTGCTCGAGCTCGAGAAGCGGCAGGACCCGGACACGCCTCCGGCCCTCGTGCTCGTGATCGACGAGTTCGCGGCCCTCGCGGGCGATGTGCCGGAGTTCGTCGACGGGGTGGTCGACATCGCCCAGCGCGGGCGCTCGCTGGGCATCCACCTGATCATGGCCACCCAGCGGCCGGCGGGCGTCATCAAGGACAACCTGCGGGCGAACACCAACCTGCGAGTGGCGCTGCGGATGGCCGACGAGAGCGATTCCAACGACGTCGTCGGCGATCCGGTGGCGGGCACCTTCGACCCGTCGATACCCGGTCGCGGCATCGCGAAGACCGGCCCGGGCCGGCTCGTGCCCTTCCAGTCGGGCTACGCCGGCGGCTGGACGAGCGACGAGCCCGAGCAGGCCCAGGTGCGCGTCGCCGAGCTGCGGTTCGGATCCCTGCTCGTGTGGGAGGGCGAGGGCGGCCCCGAGTCGCTCGAGGAGGACGGCGACCTCGGCCCCAACGACCAGAAGCGCCTCGTCTCGACGCTCATCGCCGCCTCGGCCCAGGCCGCCATCCCGGCCCCGCGCCGGCCGTGGCTCGACGACCTGCCGGCCACCGTCGACCTGCGCGCGCTGCCGCTCGAGGGCGACGGGCGCATCGCGCTCGGCCTCGCCGACATCCCGGAGCGGCAGCTGCAGGCGCCGGTCTACTTCGAGCCCGACACCGACGGGCACATGCTCGTCTACGGCACCTCCGGCTCGGGCAAGTCGACGGCGCTGCGGTCGATCGCGGTCGCCGCGGGCGCGCGCCCCGAGGCGGGCCGCAGCATCGTCTACGGCGCCGACTTCGGCACCGGCTCGCTGCGCTCGCTCGAGAGCCTGCCCCACGTCGGCTCGATCGTCGCGGGCGACGACGCCGAGCGCGTGCAGCGCCTGCTGCGCACCCTGCGCTCGATGCTCGACGACCGCTCCCGGCGCTTCTCCGAGGTCAACGCCGCGAGCCTCACCGAGTACCGGCGCCTGAGCGGGCGGCCCGATGAGCCGCGCATCATCGTGCTCATCGACGGCTTCGGCACGTTCAAGCAGGAGTGGGAGGCCACCAGCGCGCGGGCCCCGTTCTACGGCATCGTGATGCGCGCGCTCGGCGAGGGGCGCCCGCTGGGCATCCACATCATCGCCACGGCCGACCGCTACGGCGCCGTGCCGACGGCCGTCAGCGCCAACGTCTCGAAGCGCATCGTGCTGCGCATGAGCGACGAGAACGCCTACGCCGCCCTCGGAGCCCCGAAGGACGTGCTGACCGAGCGCAGCGCGCCCGGCCGCGCGATCGTCGACGGCGTCGAGACCCAGATCGCGGCGATGGGCGGCACCGTCAACGTGGCCGAGCAGTCGACGGCGATGGACGCCTTCGCGGCGCAGCTGCGCCAGCGGGGGGCGGTGGATGCTCCGGGCATCGGCGCGCTGCCCACCGAGCTGAACCCCGCCGACCTGCCCGACAGCGTGGGCGGGCAGCCCGTCATCGGCATCGCCGACGACGAGCTGGGCCCCGTGGGGTTCGAACCCTTCGGCACCTTCGTCGTGGCCGGTCCTCCGCGCAGCGGCAAGACCACCGCCCTGCGCGCGCTCGTGCGCGCGGTCGAGCGGGCCGAGCCGGGCACCGAGTTCTTCCACATCGGCGGTCGGCGGGCCGTGCTGCGGGAGGAGCGCGCGTGGGCCGGAACGGCCTCGAGCATCGACGACGTGCGCGCGCTCGCCAAGCAGCTCACGCCGATCGTCGCGGCGGAGGGCGCGGAGCACCGCATCGTCATCGTCGTCGAGAACGCGACCGAGTTCGGCGACACCGACGCCGAGCGGCCCCTCAAGGAGCTCATGCAGGCGATCAACCGCAGCGACCACCTGCTCATCGGCGAGGGGGACGTGAGCCTCATGGCGAGCGGCTACGGCCTCATCGGTGAGCTCAAGGGCGGGCGTCGCGGCATCGTGCTCAAGCCCGAGACCTACGACGGCGATGCGATCTTCAAGGTGCCGTTCCCGCGCGTGCAGCGCCACGAGTTCCCCGAGGGGCGCGGCATCTTCGTCGAGAACGGCCGCGCCGTGACGGTGCAGCTGCCGCTCGTGCCGTGA